In the Candidatus Bathyarchaeota archaeon genome, ACTCCTCTCGCATAAAACTTATGTTCTCACATCCCTCTAATGCCGCTGGAGGAGAGAAGTAGTGACACAAGAATCACTCTCATCCCTTGAACCAAAGATCATCAAGAAGCTTGCAAATCCAAGGATAGAAAAAATCCACTTCCATACTCTGCGTCACTGGAAGGCAACTATGGAATACCATAAAACAAAGGACATACTTCATGTTAAGCAACTGCTTGGGCACAGAAGCCTTGACAGCACTCTAATCTACACACAACTTGTCCACTTTCCAGAAGATGACGAATGGCATGTAGCGCACGCTAAAACCTTAGAAGAAGAAGGCGAGCTAATCAAGCAAGGGTTCGAGTTCGTAAGGTTCAGCAAAAAACATTCAGTGGCAATCTACCGAAAGCGAAAATGATAGAAAAAGTCTGGAAATGATAGAAAAATTAGGCTTTAAAAGGCTTATTCGGGACCTGAAGGCATTTGCAGGGGAGAAAGGAGGTTCTTCTTACTATTAAATAAGTAAGGTGCAAATTTCTTCAAATCTTTCCGATGCCTCCCAAAAGCCATTTTTTCAAACTAAAGTGCTTTAAAGGCGTCAAACCATTTGGTATACGATGCGACCATGTCAAGAGAAACGCTTGGCTTCCGATCTTCAAGTATCTGCCGAAAATCATTCATAGTGACGGGTCTAGGTTTAGCCTGCTTATCATCTGCTCGTCCTGACTCGAAGAATTCGCCGATGACCCTCAGATAAGCTGATTGACAGCAATCTTTTATGTCGCTTCCCGAAAATCCTTCTGAAAGCCTAGCTAATTCGTGAAGGCTCATATCTGGATTTAAATTTAAA is a window encoding:
- a CDS encoding site-specific integrase, encoding MTQESLSSLEPKIIKKLANPRIEKIHFHTLRHWKATMEYHKTKDILHVKQLLGHRSLDSTLIYTQLVHFPEDDEWHVAHAKTLEEEGELIKQGFEFVRFSKKHSVAIYRKRK